The Sphaerochaeta globosa str. Buddy region TGGATATGGGGCGGCGGTTGGCTCGCCCAATTGGGTTTCCATGATTTTGCCGGTTCCACCGCGGTGCATATGGTTGGCGGGGTGGCGGCTTTCTGGGGGGCCAAACGCATCGGAGCGAGAATAGGCAAGTATGATAGTGAAAAACGAGCCCAGGCAATTCCCGGCCATAGTCTGACCCTCGGTGCCTTGGGTGTGTTCATCCTTTGGTTCTGTTGGTTTGGCTTCAACGGTGGTTCCACCCTTGGTATGAGCTCGGATGCCAGTCAAGTCAGTGCATCTGCAATATTCTTCAACACAAACCTGGCTGCGGCCATGGCAGCATGTGCAACCATGCTCCTTACGTGGTGGCGGTACAAGAAACCCGATGTTTCCATGACGCTCAACGGCGCTCTGGCGGGTCTGGTTGGTATTACCGCCGGCTGTGACGCTGTTTCTCCCTTAGGTGCTGCCGCCATCGGCCTTATCAGCGGGGTTGTTGTTGTCTTCGCCGTTGAATTCTTTGAGAAAGTGGCTCATATAGACGATCCTGTGGGAGCCATTTCCGTACATGGCATCTGCGGGGCGCTTGGAACACTCCTTGTAGGCTTGTTCGCCGTTGATGGTGGCTTGTTCTATGGCGGTGGGTTCACCCTTTTGGGAATCCAGGCGTTGGGAGTAGGTTCGGTAGTGCTCTGGGTCTCTGTTACCATGGTATGTTTGTTCATCCTGCTGGAGAAGACCGTCGGCTTGAGAGTGTCCCACTCCGAAGAAATTGCAGGTCTGGATCTGAAGGAACATGGGCTATGTTCAAGCTATGCCGATTTCATGCCTGCCGTCCCATCGGTGCTTGGATCTGGTGTTCCTGAGGATGTGGCAATTCCTGTTGTCGAGGTTCCTCCGATGCAAAAGAGCAGCCGTGAGGCTCCTCTGACCAAGGTGGTCATAGTCAGCCGGCAGAGCAAGTTCAACGAGCTCAAGGAGGCTTTGAATGGAATCGGGGTCATGGGTATGACGGTTACCCAAGTCATGGGTTGCGGCATGCAGAAGGGGCAGAAGGAGTATTACCGAGGGGTAGCCGTCTCTCCCACACTGCTTCCGAAGATGCAGCTGGAGACGGTGGTAAGCAAAGTTCCCGTGCGTTCAGTCATTGAGGCTGCCAAGAAAGCTTTGTATACCGGACATATCGGGGATGGCAAGATTTTCGTCTATACCGTAGACAATGTAATCAAAGTCCGCACCGGTGAGGAAGGATATGATGCACTGCAGGATGAGATACTTCCTGACTGAACCTAGCATGAGGAAGGGGGCCGATCGGCCCCCTTTCTTACTCTATCGCTCTACATCGAAGACAACGGTACGGTTCTTGAACATGATGATTCTGCTCTCGAGGTGAGCCTGCACTGCTTTGGCCAGCACCCTGCGCTCGACATCCTTTCCCACATCCCTGAGGCCGTTGGGGCTGAGCTCGTGGTTTACCCGCACTACATCCTGGTCGATGATCGGCCCCTGGTCGAGCTCCTCGCTGGCATAATGGGCTGTGGCGCCAATCATTTTTACCCCACGCTCATATGCCTGCCGGTAGGGATTCGCCCCTTGGAACGCGGGAAGGAAGCCATGGTGGATGTTGATGATTTTTCCCTGCCATTGATGGGTGAACGCAGGGCTCAAAATTTGCATGTAGCGGGCCAGGACGACCAAGTCGATATCAAAACGCTTAAGCAAAGTCATTACCTTTGCTTCCTGCTCAGCCTTGCTCTCATTGGTGACGGGCAGGTAGTAGAAGGGGATACGGAACTGGTTTGCAATCACTTCCAAATCGGGGTGGTTGCTGATGATCAAGGAAATATCACACTTAAGGTCGCCTTCGTTCTTGCGAGCTATCAAATCATACAGGCAGTGGCTGGTTTTGCTGACCATGATGGCCACCCGCGCATTGTAGTCACTGTAATGGCACTCCCATGTCAGGTTGTACTGGTTTGCAAACGCACCAAAATCCTCTTCGAGTTCCTTGCGGGTGGTCTTCAGGTCGTGCATGTCCAGCTCGATGCGCATGAAATAGCGGCCTTCTATGTTGTCGGTATGCTGCTGGCAGTGCACAATGTTGTAGCTGCGCTGGAAA contains the following coding sequences:
- a CDS encoding ammonium transporter, coding for MYTSVDTLWVLLGTALVFFMQAGFAMVETGFTRAKNAGNIIMKNLMDFCLGSVAFWVVGFGLMFGLGKDGQTHPLFGMLDFFILREYGSAIPSYAFIMFQTVFCATAATIVSGAMAERTKFVSYCVYSLIISALIYPVSGHWIWGGGWLAQLGFHDFAGSTAVHMVGGVAAFWGAKRIGARIGKYDSEKRAQAIPGHSLTLGALGVFILWFCWFGFNGGSTLGMSSDASQVSASAIFFNTNLAAAMAACATMLLTWWRYKKPDVSMTLNGALAGLVGITAGCDAVSPLGAAAIGLISGVVVVFAVEFFEKVAHIDDPVGAISVHGICGALGTLLVGLFAVDGGLFYGGGFTLLGIQALGVGSVVLWVSVTMVCLFILLEKTVGLRVSHSEEIAGLDLKEHGLCSSYADFMPAVPSVLGSGVPEDVAIPVVEVPPMQKSSREAPLTKVVIVSRQSKFNELKEALNGIGVMGMTVTQVMGCGMQKGQKEYYRGVAVSPTLLPKMQLETVVSKVPVRSVIEAAKKALYTGHIGDGKIFVYTVDNVIKVRTGEEGYDALQDEILPD
- the purU gene encoding formyltetrahydrofolate deformylase yields the protein MTDNQKKIIFLIQCEDRKGILSATSTWFFQRSYNIVHCQQHTDNIEGRYFMRIELDMHDLKTTRKELEEDFGAFANQYNLTWECHYSDYNARVAIMVSKTSHCLYDLIARKNEGDLKCDISLIISNHPDLEVIANQFRIPFYYLPVTNESKAEQEAKVMTLLKRFDIDLVVLARYMQILSPAFTHQWQGKIINIHHGFLPAFQGANPYRQAYERGVKMIGATAHYASEELDQGPIIDQDVVRVNHELSPNGLRDVGKDVERRVLAKAVQAHLESRIIMFKNRTVVFDVER